In Streptomyces sp. NBC_00306, a single genomic region encodes these proteins:
- a CDS encoding dihydrofolate reductase family protein: MTATYTFDVFSSLDGFGAAGGDWTGYWGKQGPELLDHRLSLYGEEPRMVFGANTYRLFAQMLAESTEESEVRDPWVTRMRSLPATVVSNTLDGPLDWPEAKVVSGDAADVVARLKEESDVPLRSHGSLSMNRALMAAGLVDRVQVTLYPVITGRTGLDPIFQGAADFDLELIGQRTLDGHIQELVYRPTLHG, from the coding sequence ATGACCGCCACCTACACGTTCGACGTCTTCTCCAGCCTCGACGGCTTCGGTGCCGCCGGCGGCGACTGGACCGGCTACTGGGGCAAGCAGGGCCCTGAGCTTCTCGACCACCGCCTCTCCCTGTACGGGGAGGAGCCGAGGATGGTCTTCGGGGCCAATACCTACCGGCTGTTCGCGCAGATGCTGGCCGAGAGCACCGAGGAGTCCGAGGTGCGCGACCCCTGGGTCACGCGGATGAGGAGCCTGCCGGCGACGGTGGTGTCGAACACGCTGGACGGCCCCCTCGACTGGCCGGAGGCGAAGGTCGTGAGCGGCGACGCCGCCGACGTCGTCGCCCGGCTCAAGGAGGAGTCCGACGTACCGCTGCGCTCGCACGGCAGCCTCTCGATGAACCGGGCCCTGATGGCCGCCGGTCTGGTCGACCGGGTCCAGGTGACGCTCTACCCGGTGATCACCGGCCGGACCGGGCTCGACCCGATCTTTCAGGGGGCGGCCGACTTCGACCTGGAACTGATCGGGCAGCGGACGCTCGACGGACACATCCAGGAACTCGTCTACCGGCCCACGCTGCACGGCTGA
- a CDS encoding PaaI family thioesterase: protein MDDQAQQDEASPEVQARIRASFESQGLMGHLGARLAHIAPGRVHITLPHRPEVTQQNGYFHAGATSAIADSAGGYAAFTLFPEDSSVLSVEYKINLLAPALGDHIEAIGTVLKSGRTLTVCRLEVFGVRGDERSLVASGQQTLIRVEARPER from the coding sequence GTGGACGACCAGGCGCAGCAGGACGAGGCGAGCCCCGAGGTGCAGGCGCGCATCCGGGCCAGTTTCGAGAGCCAGGGCCTGATGGGCCACCTCGGCGCCCGCCTCGCGCACATCGCACCGGGCCGCGTCCACATCACCCTCCCCCACCGGCCCGAGGTCACCCAGCAGAACGGCTACTTCCACGCGGGAGCCACCAGCGCCATCGCCGACAGCGCGGGCGGCTACGCGGCGTTCACCCTCTTTCCCGAGGACTCGTCGGTGCTCTCCGTCGAGTACAAGATCAACCTGCTGGCGCCCGCGCTGGGTGACCACATCGAGGCGATCGGCACGGTCCTGAAGTCCGGACGCACGCTCACCGTCTGCCGACTGGAGGTGTTCGGAGTCCGGGGAGACGAACGGTCGCTCGTGGCCTCCGGCCAGCAGACACTGATCCGCGTCGAGGCACGGCCGGAACGGTGA
- a CDS encoding HAD domain-containing protein — protein sequence MTGPVERPLLFLDVDGPLIPFGPAPGRSSGPAASVFGAPADPGNPLLGRLDPSVGPRLTALGCELVWATTWLDDANEVVAPRIGLPPLPVVRWPDAVPEGPRGLHWKTRTVVEWACGRPFIWVDDEIGAMDRLWVAAEHRGAALLHRVDAGVGLTDEDFRVLAEWLGTAVPDGPQGTDGP from the coding sequence GTGACCGGCCCGGTGGAACGCCCCCTCCTCTTCCTCGATGTCGACGGCCCGCTCATCCCCTTCGGACCGGCACCGGGCCGTTCTTCCGGACCGGCTGCTTCCGTTTTCGGTGCGCCCGCCGATCCGGGAAATCCGCTGCTGGGACGCCTCGATCCCTCGGTCGGGCCTCGTCTGACCGCGCTGGGCTGCGAGTTGGTGTGGGCGACGACATGGCTGGACGACGCGAACGAGGTCGTCGCTCCGCGGATCGGCCTGCCGCCCCTGCCGGTGGTGAGGTGGCCGGACGCCGTTCCCGAGGGGCCACGGGGCCTGCACTGGAAGACGCGCACCGTCGTCGAGTGGGCGTGCGGCCGCCCGTTCATCTGGGTCGACGACGAGATCGGCGCGATGGACCGCCTGTGGGTCGCGGCCGAGCACCGAGGGGCGGCGCTGCTGCACCGCGTGGACGCGGGCGTGGGGCTGACGGACGAGGATTTCAGGGTGCTCGCGGAGTGGCTCGGTACGGCGGTGCCGGACGGGCCGCAGGGTACGGACGGGCCCTGA